From the Hevea brasiliensis isolate MT/VB/25A 57/8 chromosome 13, ASM3005281v1, whole genome shotgun sequence genome, the window GGCACCACAGCTGGTTTAACTCACGAGTTTCTTTTAAGTTCTGTCGATTCAACATAATTTCTGAAATCGGGAAATCTTTTCAGGACAAGGCTAGTAAACCATTTTTCCGGTATAAATATTGTGAATGTATGCTCCAAGAAATATAGAAAATTTAAACAAATTTCTCAACTCTCATTCACTATAACAAAACTAAAATCCATCAAGCATTTGTCAAGTGGCATTCAAGGTAATGTCATAAGAAACcagggataaattttgacaagttGCAAGTGATGGCACCATTTTGTCAAAGCTATGATTAACTTATAGACAAACGAacacaaaaaaagaaaatttgactAAATAGCATAGGTTCTTCTTTGGAATTCTAAGGAACAGGAGGGAGAAAAAACATTGAAACGCAAAACAACAGCAAAACCATACTAATTGAAAAGTAATGAAGCAAAATTTAAACAATGAGGCAAGAACATCACCGGTAGTACAAATTACAGAAGCAAACATCACCGGCCTCTTGTAACTTGTTCTTCCAACTCCTCAACTGACGAAGGAAACAATTCTATATAACGACTTCCTAGAGTCATCCTATCCTTAGCCATTGCTGCTTTTGAATCTTCAGCACTTGCAAATTCCACAAATGCTTCCCCAGTTGGCCTCCCCTCTGAGTTCATTGTAATATGAACCGACTCCTCTGACAACACAAAATCTTTGAAGAACTCCATTATGTCATCCTTGCCAGCAGAAAATGGCAGTCCCCTCAACCGTAATACCCCTGTATGTTCAGCTGAGTCCTTCCCCTCGTCATAAGATTTAGCCCTCGGAGCATTTTGCCTTGGTGAACCACCACGAGCATCTGAAACTTCATTTGCAATTGCCTTGTAATAATCCTGTCTCTTACTTCTGAAAACCTCAACATATCGCCTGCCCATGTTCTGCCTATTCTTTTGAAGAGCAAAATCAACTTGAAGAggataacccaaaacacaaaaagctTCACCAGTGAACTTGCCACCCCTGTGGACAAAAAGAACATCAACTATGTCCAGACCATGGAAGAACTCAGCCACATCAGTTTCTGTGCAATCAAAGGGGAGTCCACGGAGTCGGACAACAGGGAAAGGTGGAGGCTGGGCAACATATCCATAAGGTGGTGGATTGTACATAAAACTTGAACCAGAGGAAGTTCCATAGAATGAAGGACCCTGATCAAGTAACCGCTGACGTTTTGCACCCATTTCACGACCATCGCCACCATCAGGATATCTACTTTAATTTCCAAAAACCATTAAAACAAGAAAAGATAAGTAATTCATCAATGCTTTGTACACATAATTATGCAAAAACAAAGAGCAACTATATTCAACTATGTTAAGAAATATAGATGTTTTGTTCCTTTTATTCTTTTCtcaatcagaaaaaaaaaaaaaagaaacctcataATACAGGAGGTAAAAATACATCCAAGAGCCTCAAATTAACACATGGGTTGGTGATTTTGCATGAAAATATTGAAATATTACCTTTTAATAATGACaagttgaaattttcttttcaaaaatTCATTTCTGATGCCATCATTGTGTCATTTCACTAGATCCATTCCTACAATGTAATTAGAGCTTCATTGAGAGTTATTTTTTTCATCTCTCTTTTTATATTCAAGTGTCCATGGTTAATTCACTTGGTCTGTATGCCTTGGTTCCATCCATATCATTGACTGGGGCAATCATATCTTTCAAAAAATTGATATCTTGCTTTATGCATCTGATAACAGGCCCATGCCCAGTATTTTCTTTCTTATTGCAAATTTTATTTggaaaatcaaataattcacttcTAGTAtccaattttcaaataaaaacaaGATTGTTGCCATTTAACGCTATATGCACAAGCATCCATGTAACACCCACTAGATGGAAAGACATCTAGATTAGAAGCTGCCTGGAACAAATAATAGCGTGGCTAACTGGCAAAATAGTTTGCTTAGTTTCACTTGAGATTGCCATGGCATCTCTTGAAGAAAAAACATGTTTTTTGTGTGGCTTCCTACCAAAAAGACATAATTCACCTGCTGACTTTTTGTTCTAAAGCCACCAATATGTCATTGTATTCATTATAAACTATTAACACCACAATTATTTCTTTCTTTTGTCTATAGTCTCTTGAGCTCTGAAGCAACAACGCTAGCTTTGAGCCTAATGTCTATCCTCCTCCAAATAAGGTACACCATTTTCCTATGAGGCCTGAAACTGTTTTCTCATTTTGTCTCTAAAGGTCCACAGGCTTTGCCTTGTCCCCTCAATTTTGTTCCAAACAATCTATTGATTATTAGCCCTAATAGCCCAGccaatttagtcttcatttatgcCTAAAGCTTAatacaaattcctcaaatgaactAACAGCAGCTTCAAAAATAATTCAAACCAATAATAATTGGTAAAGATAGGTCATTCTTAAACATCAAAGCTGACAATTGGTGAAGCAAAATTGACACACATCTAAATATCAACCCAACCAAAAATATACAATGCTCACCTCACATTCCTTATTGCACACAATTCTATCACCGAATGAACGTGTACATTAGTCTATTTGCAGAGAAATTCAATCTGAAAACAAACATGAATTGCAAACCAATGGACAAATGAATATTGTCACTCTCTCCTCTGTGGATTGGTCAAAAACAGCCAAAAGCAGTGAGTTGCTGACCAGATTGTGACAACCCTTACCCAGGGGGTTGCCATAATACCAACCTACCCATCGATGAGCCTAATGTTAGTGGTGTTGATAGCATAGGTGGTCTGCTGGTATTCCCATCATGGACTAATTCAAACCATAGTTTGAACCCAGCCAAGTGCCCCACGAAGGACAATTTAACAAAGCCTGGCATAGGAATTTTAAAGGTGAGGTGACGGAAAGGCACCTTAATTACCTTCACTTGGGTTGGATGTCTTGCGATTTTTAAAGAAATAGGAAGTTAAAGGCTGTAAGGATTTAAAGACATAACATTACAAGCTTCAACCCTCAATTTGGGATTAAAATTACCacggaaaaagaaaataaatcctAAAAACCATCGCTTTAACTCAAAAATAAGCATTTCGAGGAAATACAGATCAAACTAAACAAGTGCAAAATAGACCCAGATAAGATTACAAAGGGGGGAAAAATCATATATATTGGATTGTTGATGTAGCACAGGTTAATAAACAAAGAATTAATAGCAGGTAGCATAATGAGAAAAACAAAGAATCAAGAGGACGACGAAATAAATTGACGAAACCCCAACTGCAAGGCTTGATTTAACAatggagaaaaaaaataaaagagagagagagagagagagagagagagagaaatcggATCGAAGAGGAGGAAAGCAAGAGAGAAATCAGAGAAATTGTTAAGCGAGAAAGTTTCTTACCCTCTGTAGAACATTCTCTGAacaatttgttttcttttctaatacttgttctttccttcttcttcgaTTGCTCGATTTCTTCGTTCCTTCCTTTGCTCTTAAACCTGCTGCTCAAACTAGGAGCTCCTTCTGCGTTTGGTTTAGGACCTGGAGGGTGGTGGACAAAGAGGATGAAAATGTGTTATCCAACGACGTCGTTTGCTCCCTCACTCAAAGGATTGGATTTAGAGGGACTGGCTGAACATGGCCCAAGGTACCATCTTTGGGCTAAGTCAGTGCAAATGCCCACCTCAATTCTAGTCCAGTGAACGGCGGAGGACGGTGAGGTTTGGTGTTGTGGGCCTCGTGGTAGGGCAGCTGCGACTGTTGCAGTCTTGAATAGTAAAGTTGGAGACTTTATTCCCTGCAAGTAGCATCTACTAATTGCGCGCACGATCCGCCTTTAAAACTGTAATTCACCACTCACTCGTGTGGAGGAGCGTTGGTCTCAAATTCTTCTGCCAATTGATTTAGTGTGGAGCCCATGGGCCTACCCTGAACCTGTTCATATACAACAAATAAGATTCACAAGATTCTACGACGTGGCATAAAAGCCAACAAATCGAAGGTACTTTGGTTACACGCACTCTAGAAGTCAATAAAAGCAAGCTACAAAAGTTTGATTTTGAGTCTTACCGTTTTCGCTTGGAGAAATTTCGACCTCAAAATTTATTTTCCGGTTAAGAATTCTTTTGcttctttatttctttccttgctcTAAAACGCCTCCCTTCCTTTCTGTTCGTGTGCAATAGCACACCTACCATTTTCTTGGATACCCACTTGCACTTTTTTTGATATTCTGTCTCGGGTATCTTTCAGACTCGCACTTTCTTCCATTGCACCTTAAGGAGCAAGAAATAGCCATATTCCTCATCTGGGTATAGGTTATTTTGTGGGGCTCTTTTAATCTTGCAAAGAAAATGTTGGGAGCTTTATCTGTGGTAGGCTCATCTGTGGTGGACTCACATACTAGTCCATGTTTATGTTTGGATGCACTGCCTACAAGTAATTTGAATCTCAAGAATAGTGGAGACTTGCTTTTACAAAGGAATTCAATGAAGAGAAAGCAACTGGTAAAGCCAGGGTTATTGGTGTTAGGGAGTTCTTTTGTGGTTTCATGGCATGATTGGAGGCTCTCATCGAAAGCGATTTCAGGTGTTGTTAGTACTAAGAGCTCAAGGAAGCAGAGAAAGGATCGGAGACGTGTGTTTGTCTGCGAATTGGGAGGGCAATATGAAGATAGTTTTGTAGATGTTAAAACGGTAAAGATGAGTTGcttgcatttttttttctctatacgATTGATTAGTTCCATATATCGGGTACTGATCAACAACAGATAGATGCTAATTAAAGGCTTGCAACAATATATCAAATTCTACTTGCTTTGATTTGCTTGTCAAACGTCTCGCTGTGTTGTTATGAATTTGATGAAGGACTGCGGCAGTCCAAGCTATATCTGTTGAAGATGCAGATAAATACTGTTATTGAATAACTTGTATATAAGTGTATTCATATCTTTATCTGTCTCTGTTTAAAGATTGCAATTTTTATGTTGACATAAAAGTTCCTGACTGCAGCAAATACTCAACTATTTCACGTACAAGGCAGTAAGAACTGTTCTTCACCAGCTCTATGAGATGAATCCAACACAATATAGATGGTTTTATAAGTAAGTGTCGTCCTCATCTTGGCCAagatcttttatttttcttggaaATATATCTTCTTATGGCGTTTTGGATAGGATTTAGACAACGTTAAGGTCTATAATTAAGAATTTTCTGTCAACGTTAAGGTCTATTAGGCGTATTCCTCTTTTTTTACCCTTTGTTTGTTTGCAAAGGAGTTTTTTTTGAAGTAATCGAAGATTTTTTAaggtttaaaaattttaacttttgTTTGGGATGGTGATAGGTTGTTTAAagtatgatttttaaaattttttattttttaacctaTTAAATTAggtgattaataagacttttacTTTAAAATCTTTAAAAGTCTTTCTCCTCTttcaaatactaaaaaattataaatttgtaaaaattataaaaaaatttattttataaaattttacttCACCCTACCCTTTTAAAGGAAAGGTTAATGATATATCTGCTCCTTTTTCATATTTTTGACAGTTTTGTTGCATCAAATAAGCCTGGAGAGGGCAGACGTTTCATCCGTACACTTGTGAAGGTAATAATAGAAACACTATCATAATTGGAGCCAATGAGATACCAAATCATAGAAGAAAATCTGAAAGGGTTTTATCTTTCCTACTGACAGGAGCACCAGGGCCTTGCTGAGAGAGTGATGGTAACGCGGCTCCACTTGTATGGAAAATGGGTCAAGGTAATCAAAATGCTTCATTTTGCTTTAACAGGTGAGGCAAGTAAAGAtggtaataaaaaataataatcctTTCTTGTTACTGTGACTCAGAAATGTAATCACGCTGAAATATATCAAGAAATCTCTGATGAGAACTTGGAGTTGATGCGGGAAAGGCTCAAAGAGACGGTGATATGGCCATCAGATGACTCATAACAGGAAGAAGATAGTTTGAAGAGGAGCAACTGTGAtttttctctttcattttctttctactGTTGGTTTAAGTGTAGATACATTATACATCTTTTGGTTCAATGCCAACCAGTTTGGTTCCAAAGACTCGCGTTTGTTAATTTTCACCAGCTAATAAGAAATGTTGAACATGATAGaccaaaaatatatataaatataatctgTATAATAGATAGTTTCTACAACGGaaggagagaaaaagaaaagaagctaaTGCAAGAGGTCATAGATCCTAGTTCAAACCAGTAATGCATGCAATAGATTTGCAGATTTCAAAAGAAATATGTTTAACTATTCAACAAAGCCTACAACATTTTGATTCTTTTCCTCAAAGTTTGCCCCTCAACGATACAATCGAAAGTCCATAGCACAGGAAAGAccacaaatttcaaaattttcagaacAATATATCCAATACCTCAGGCAATATGCTCTGCCAGAGTAAGGATCTTGACA encodes:
- the LOC110633814 gene encoding uncharacterized protein LOC110633814 isoform X2, giving the protein MFYRGYPDGGDGREMGAKRQRLLDQGPSFYGTSSGSSFMYNPPPYGYVAQPPPFPVVRLRGLPFDCTETDVAEFFHGLDIVDVLFVHRGGKFTGEAFCVLGYPLQVDFALQKNRQNMGRRYVEVFRSKRQDYYKAIANEVSDARGGSPRQNAPRAKSYDEGKDSAEHTGVLRLRGLPFSAGKDDIMEFFKDFVLSEESVHITMNSEGRPTGEAFVEFASAEDSKAAMAKDRMTLGSRYIELFPSSVEELEEQVTRGR
- the LOC110633814 gene encoding uncharacterized protein LOC110633814 isoform X1, whose amino-acid sequence is MFYRGRYPDGGDGREMGAKRQRLLDQGPSFYGTSSGSSFMYNPPPYGYVAQPPPFPVVRLRGLPFDCTETDVAEFFHGLDIVDVLFVHRGGKFTGEAFCVLGYPLQVDFALQKNRQNMGRRYVEVFRSKRQDYYKAIANEVSDARGGSPRQNAPRAKSYDEGKDSAEHTGVLRLRGLPFSAGKDDIMEFFKDFVLSEESVHITMNSEGRPTGEAFVEFASAEDSKAAMAKDRMTLGSRYIELFPSSVEELEEQVTRGR
- the LOC110633815 gene encoding chaperonin-like RbcX protein 2, chloroplastic, with protein sequence MLGALSVVGSSVVDSHTSPCLCLDALPTSNLNLKNSGDLLLQRNSMKRKQLVKPGLLVLGSSFVVSWHDWRLSSKAISGVVSTKSSRKQRKDRRRVFVCELGGQYEDSFVDVKTQILNYFTYKAVRTVLHQLYEMNPTQYRWFYNFVASNKPGEGRRFIRTLVKEHQGLAERVMVTRLHLYGKWVKKCNHAEIYQEISDENLELMRERLKETVIWPSDDS